From Selenomonas ruminantium AC2024, a single genomic window includes:
- a CDS encoding MATE family efflux transporter — protein sequence MTKNLTEGSPARLILMFTLPLIAGNIFQQLYAFVDTLIVGRFLGVEALAAVGCTGSLMFLMLGFVIGFSTGITIYTGQRYGAKDYAGVRQSAATCAVLSFLEAVVLTVVGVSLCRQLLIWMQTPPEILEGAYSFISIVFGGIVMFVCLQTQTNLLRALGDSRMPTVILATALIINIILEPVAILVLGWGIPGAALATIVAQFLGNVICYIYICKKVPVLRTHRADWQMNGQVLKAHLKLGLPMGFQSSIIAIGAVILQVALNNLGPTAVAAYAAAQKVDSIALMPMMSFGLAMAAYTAQNYGAQKYDRIAEGVKKCSYMSVGFSILAAVVLITSGPFIMELFVGEGQQEVVDMGHMYLIVNGVNYWILALLFIFRYTLQGLGQSVVPTIAGVMELLMRAGAAIFLCEIWGYFGACVANPMAWAGSCIPLAIAFFWTRRTFRKNHK from the coding sequence ATGACAAAAAACTTAACAGAAGGAAGTCCGGCAAGGCTGATTCTGATGTTTACCCTGCCGCTGATTGCGGGGAACATCTTTCAGCAGCTCTATGCCTTTGTGGACACCTTGATTGTGGGCCGCTTTTTGGGCGTTGAGGCGCTGGCGGCCGTGGGCTGTACGGGCAGTTTGATGTTCCTCATGCTCGGCTTTGTGATTGGTTTTTCTACGGGGATTACCATTTACACGGGCCAGCGATACGGCGCCAAAGATTACGCCGGAGTGCGGCAGAGTGCGGCAACCTGTGCCGTGCTCTCCTTTTTGGAGGCCGTGGTGCTGACGGTTGTGGGGGTGTCGCTGTGCCGCCAGCTCTTAATCTGGATGCAGACGCCGCCGGAGATTTTGGAGGGGGCGTACTCCTTCATCAGCATCGTGTTCGGCGGGATTGTGATGTTCGTCTGCCTGCAGACCCAGACAAACCTGTTGCGGGCGCTCGGTGACAGCCGTATGCCGACGGTGATTCTGGCGACCGCTCTCATCATCAACATCATTTTGGAGCCAGTGGCCATTCTCGTCTTGGGCTGGGGCATTCCCGGTGCGGCGCTTGCGACCATCGTGGCGCAGTTTTTGGGCAATGTGATTTGCTACATTTACATTTGCAAAAAAGTGCCGGTGCTCCGCACACATCGCGCGGACTGGCAGATGAACGGACAGGTCTTAAAGGCGCATTTGAAACTCGGCCTGCCCATGGGCTTTCAGTCCTCGATTATTGCCATCGGCGCGGTTATCCTGCAGGTGGCGCTGAACAACCTCGGCCCGACGGCTGTTGCGGCCTATGCGGCGGCGCAGAAAGTCGATTCCATCGCGCTGATGCCCATGATGTCCTTCGGCCTTGCTATGGCGGCTTATACCGCGCAGAACTACGGCGCGCAGAAATACGACCGCATCGCCGAGGGCGTGAAAAAATGCAGTTATATGTCCGTGGGCTTCAGTATTCTCGCGGCTGTGGTGCTGATTACCTCCGGGCCGTTCATCATGGAGCTCTTTGTCGGTGAGGGCCAGCAGGAAGTTGTGGACATGGGGCATATGTACCTTATTGTCAACGGCGTGAACTACTGGATACTCGCGTTACTCTTTATCTTCCGCTATACCCTGCAGGGCCTTGGCCAGAGCGTCGTGCCCACCATTGCAGGCGTTATGGAACTACTCATGCGCGCCGGCGCCGCGATTTTCCTCTGCGAAATCTGGGGCTACTTCGGCGCCTGCGTCGCCAACCCCATGGCCTGGGCAGGCTCGTGCATCCCGCTTGCCATTGCGTTCTTCTGGACGAGAAGGACGTTTCGGAAAAATCATAAATAA
- a CDS encoding phospho-sugar mutase, with protein MYQDEYKRWLGADLIDCDLGKELRDIAGDDEAIKEHFAAALQFGTAGLRGTLGAGTNRMNIWVVRQATQGVADWVKGEGGTQTVAISYDTRLKGWTFAKEAAGVLAANGINVRIYDEPMPVPALSFATRFYKANAGIMVTASHNPAKYNGYKAYGPDGCQMTDDAADVVYNAIQKTDVLTGAKYMSFAEGVEKGLIKFVGEDCKEGLYKNIEACQVRPGLCKTAGLKLVYSPLNGTGLVPVTRVLRDIGIDDVTIVPEQEYPNGYFTTCSYPNPEILAAMEKGVELAKKTDADLMLATDPDADRVGIAMKCPDGSYELVSGNEMGVLLLDYICAGRQEKGTMPKEPVAVKSIVSTPLADAVAKHYGVELRHTLTGFKWIGDQILGLEKKGEEDRFIFGFEESYGYLAGPYVRDKDAVVASMLICEMAAYYRSKGSSIKQRLEEIYSQYGRYLNKVDSFEFPGLSGMDKMKGMMENLRKDPIQELAGKKVVKVIDYLDTAATGLPKANVLTYELEDGSSVIIRPSGTEPKIKAYYTTKGKDLAEAQAAKDKMAEAVKPYLS; from the coding sequence ATGTATCAAGATGAATACAAACGCTGGCTGGGAGCTGACCTGATTGACTGCGACCTGGGGAAAGAGTTGCGGGACATTGCAGGTGATGATGAAGCCATCAAGGAGCACTTTGCGGCTGCTCTGCAGTTTGGTACGGCTGGTCTGCGCGGCACGTTAGGTGCTGGCACGAACCGCATGAACATCTGGGTTGTCCGTCAGGCAACGCAGGGTGTTGCCGACTGGGTAAAAGGTGAAGGCGGCACGCAGACGGTTGCCATCAGCTACGATACCCGCCTCAAAGGCTGGACTTTTGCCAAAGAAGCTGCAGGTGTTTTGGCCGCCAATGGCATTAACGTGCGCATTTACGACGAGCCCATGCCGGTACCCGCCCTTTCTTTTGCCACCCGTTTCTATAAAGCCAATGCCGGCATCATGGTGACGGCCAGCCACAACCCGGCCAAGTACAACGGCTACAAAGCCTACGGCCCGGACGGCTGTCAGATGACGGATGATGCCGCTGACGTCGTTTACAACGCCATTCAGAAAACCGATGTGCTCACAGGCGCAAAGTATATGTCCTTTGCCGAAGGTGTGGAAAAAGGTCTGATTAAGTTTGTCGGGGAAGACTGCAAGGAAGGCCTGTATAAAAATATCGAGGCCTGCCAGGTTCGTCCCGGCCTCTGCAAGACGGCTGGCCTGAAGCTCGTTTATAGCCCCTTAAACGGTACCGGTCTTGTACCCGTTACCCGCGTACTGCGCGACATCGGCATTGATGATGTGACGATTGTGCCGGAACAGGAATACCCCAACGGCTATTTCACGACCTGCTCCTATCCGAACCCGGAAATCCTTGCCGCTATGGAAAAAGGCGTGGAACTGGCGAAGAAAACGGATGCTGACCTCATGCTTGCCACCGACCCGGATGCTGACCGCGTGGGTATCGCCATGAAGTGCCCGGATGGCTCCTATGAGCTGGTTTCCGGCAACGAGATGGGCGTCCTGCTCCTCGACTACATCTGCGCCGGCCGTCAGGAAAAGGGCACCATGCCCAAAGAGCCTGTGGCTGTAAAATCCATCGTGTCCACGCCGCTGGCGGATGCCGTGGCTAAGCATTATGGCGTAGAACTGCGCCACACGCTCACGGGCTTCAAGTGGATTGGCGACCAGATTCTCGGTTTGGAGAAAAAAGGCGAAGAAGATCGCTTCATCTTTGGTTTCGAGGAAAGCTACGGCTATCTCGCCGGCCCCTATGTCCGCGATAAGGATGCTGTGGTCGCTTCCATGCTGATTTGCGAAATGGCCGCTTACTATCGCAGTAAGGGTTCGTCCATCAAACAGCGCCTCGAAGAAATTTACAGCCAGTATGGCCGTTACCTCAACAAGGTGGACAGCTTCGAGTTCCCGGGCCTTTCGGGCATGGACAAGATGAAGGGCATGATGGAAAATCTGCGCAAAGACCCGATTCAGGAACTGGCCGGCAAGAAGGTCGTCAAGGTTATCGACTACCTCGACACCGCTGCTACGGGCCTGCCCAAAGCCAACGTGCTGACGTACGAACTTGAAGACGGTTCTTCCGTCATCATCCGTCCGTCCGGCACCGAGCCGAAAATCAAGGCTTACTACACGACGAAGGGCAAAGACCTCGCCGAAGCACAGGCTGCCAAAGATAAGATGGCTGAGGCCGTTAAACCTTATCTGTCCTAA
- a CDS encoding ATP-binding protein — MDKLTAGLIIYRQPQESILVRLAELGRRIKDGDEGDKTALVNGVLGEVNRLLDIATRYGFDGNLWHSYLAFLLATVEAPFTLVCEKRGSSAGSVQVFAENDMAIFKALWDYDFAPWEKALGVRCFSILSNYRAVAKPAQIYNKSVSDKVRELTAAIDGAKDAAAMYKNVTDFYAKYGVGMLGLNKAFRVSPEIEETGNLLEPITTTGDIRLTDIVGYESQKARLAANTEAFVQGRKANNVLLYGDAGTGKSTSIKAILNEYYDQGLRMIEVYKHEFKYLQRIIARIKNRNYKFIIYMDDLSFEEFEIEYKYLKAVIEGGLEVKPDNILIYATSNRRHLIKERVDDRPDFIDPDLHQNDTVQEKLSLADRFGLSIGYFKPNQKEYFTIVEKLAARHPEITLSTEELRAGAVKWEMSHSGLSGRAAQQYINSLLSAGKTC; from the coding sequence ATGGATAAATTGACTGCAGGACTGATTATTTACCGCCAGCCCCAGGAGAGCATTCTGGTACGGCTGGCAGAACTCGGACGGCGCATAAAAGACGGAGACGAAGGGGATAAGACGGCGCTGGTAAATGGCGTGCTCGGGGAGGTCAACCGCCTGCTGGACATCGCCACCCGCTATGGCTTTGACGGCAACCTTTGGCATTCCTATCTGGCCTTTCTGCTCGCGACTGTAGAGGCGCCCTTTACCTTGGTCTGCGAAAAGCGCGGCAGCAGTGCAGGCAGTGTGCAGGTTTTTGCGGAAAATGATATGGCCATTTTCAAGGCCCTCTGGGATTATGACTTCGCTCCCTGGGAAAAGGCGCTGGGGGTGCGGTGCTTCTCCATCCTGAGCAATTACCGGGCCGTGGCCAAGCCCGCGCAGATTTACAACAAGAGCGTCAGCGATAAGGTGCGCGAGCTCACCGCCGCCATTGACGGGGCCAAAGATGCCGCCGCCATGTACAAGAACGTAACGGATTTTTATGCCAAGTACGGCGTGGGCATGCTCGGCCTCAACAAGGCCTTCCGCGTGTCGCCGGAAATCGAGGAGACGGGAAATTTGCTGGAACCCATTACGACCACGGGGGACATCCGACTGACCGATATCGTGGGCTATGAGAGCCAGAAGGCGCGGCTGGCCGCCAACACCGAGGCTTTTGTGCAGGGGCGCAAGGCCAATAATGTCCTGCTCTACGGGGATGCGGGTACGGGGAAAAGCACGAGCATCAAGGCGATTCTCAACGAATACTACGACCAGGGCCTGCGCATGATTGAGGTCTACAAGCATGAGTTCAAGTACCTGCAGCGCATTATCGCCCGCATCAAGAACCGCAATTACAAATTCATCATCTATATGGATGATTTGTCCTTCGAGGAATTTGAAATCGAGTACAAATACCTCAAGGCCGTTATCGAGGGCGGGCTTGAGGTCAAGCCCGACAACATCCTGATTTATGCCACGAGCAACCGCCGCCATCTGATTAAGGAACGGGTGGATGACCGCCCTGACTTCATCGACCCGGATTTGCATCAGAACGATACCGTGCAGGAAAAACTCTCGTTGGCTGACCGCTTCGGCCTGTCCATCGGTTACTTCAAGCCCAATCAGAAGGAATACTTCACGATTGTGGAAAAACTGGCGGCCCGCCACCCCGAGATAACACTTTCCACCGAAGAACTGCGGGCGGGTGCCGTCAAGTGGGAAATGAGCCATTCCGGCCTGTCCGGGCGGGCGGCTCAGCAGTATATTAATTCGCTTTTGAGCGCGGGGAAAACTTGCTAA
- a CDS encoding flagellin: MSIGSVMNGLNSSLNQLNRAHSVQSQSIQRIATGSKRPSAANGASDYAIAQKMQYNLGGVRQSNANTQTANSMLNVAGGAVSNTISSLSSLRETLINAANGTNGKTDVAALQESVNQTLSQINSNAQVTYNGMNLLDGSQTVTVAGIDGYENVSLGDMSTKGLGLTDSQGNSTINLQEANGSVSGLSQALDTVDAALNKALDEATTIGAAQQGMEYQSANYTTMEENLQASLSVSDDADIAAESVTNASAKTQSQAALWAVKQGMQNLSQQMLGAINNHSRGAAFNMLS; the protein is encoded by the coding sequence ATGAGTATCGGCAGTGTGATGAACGGGCTGAACAGTTCTTTGAATCAGCTGAATCGTGCCCATTCCGTGCAGTCCCAGAGCATTCAGCGGATTGCCACGGGTTCCAAGCGGCCTAGTGCGGCCAATGGTGCCTCCGATTATGCCATCGCGCAAAAGATGCAGTACAACTTGGGCGGCGTACGCCAGTCCAATGCCAACACCCAGACGGCCAACTCCATGCTTAACGTCGCTGGGGGCGCAGTGAGCAATACGATAAGCTCCCTGTCATCTTTACGGGAAACGCTGATTAATGCCGCAAATGGTACCAATGGGAAGACTGATGTGGCTGCTCTGCAGGAAAGCGTCAACCAGACCCTGTCCCAGATTAATTCCAACGCACAGGTGACCTACAACGGCATGAATTTGCTGGATGGCAGCCAGACGGTGACGGTGGCAGGTATCGACGGTTATGAAAATGTTTCTCTCGGCGACATGAGTACGAAGGGCCTCGGCCTGACGGACAGCCAGGGCAACAGCACGATTAACCTGCAGGAAGCCAATGGTTCCGTGTCCGGCCTCTCGCAGGCTCTCGACACGGTGGATGCGGCGCTCAACAAGGCGCTCGACGAAGCCACTACCATCGGTGCGGCTCAGCAGGGGATGGAGTATCAGTCCGCCAACTATACCACGATGGAGGAAAACCTTCAGGCCTCCCTGTCGGTCAGCGATGATGCGGATATTGCCGCAGAATCCGTGACCAATGCCAGTGCTAAGACCCAGAGCCAGGCGGCTCTGTGGGCGGTGAAACAGGGCATGCAAAACCTCAGCCAGCAGATGCTGGGGGCAATCAACAATCACAGCCGCGGTGCAGCATTCAACATGCTGTCCTAA
- a CDS encoding glucose-6-phosphate isomerase, with product MSLKLASGFEFDYENLYGEGKVTEADLKSYEEDLKKAHEAMKVMREKGFIRAHLSKDGEPEKVLFSQLPYIEEGHLNSPSSLKHLQELTDHVKDNVDFVVSLGIGGSFLGDKVIFDVHCGEFWNELPKAERNGFPKIIFSGQNIDPRRTGDIIHYLENSAKVTKSHEKRNLKVLLLVISKSGGTLDTMSNFMVIYDALQKLGDIDVEVVAVTDPNMEKQTLLKKLAIEKGWPQYAVPDGVGGRFSIFCEVGLTLAACVGFDIESFLKGARDMDKACQNDDLWQNPAMLNAALKFAASEKHGRDIEVMMPYGDYMKSVSEWYIQLLAESLGKQYNKDGKEVCYGRTPLVAVGTTDMHSQTQQHQEGKLNKVVQFIRLADWEKDLTIPDIFPDVKKLSDISGVTMGQALEVARQSNADALASNKRYNACFTLPKLNAYHLGELLYMLAMSVAYEGELSNVDAFNQPGVESYKRIMGPKLAEVKAANQK from the coding sequence ATGAGTTTGAAGCTTGCATCCGGTTTTGAGTTTGATTACGAAAACCTGTACGGCGAAGGTAAGGTTACGGAAGCTGACCTGAAAAGCTATGAAGAAGATTTGAAGAAAGCTCACGAAGCCATGAAGGTTATGCGTGAGAAAGGCTTTATCCGTGCGCATCTGTCCAAGGACGGCGAGCCGGAAAAGGTGCTGTTCTCCCAGCTGCCCTACATTGAAGAAGGCCATCTCAATAGCCCGTCTTCCCTGAAGCACCTGCAGGAACTGACCGACCATGTAAAGGACAACGTGGATTTCGTTGTATCTCTGGGTATCGGCGGCTCCTTCCTGGGCGACAAGGTTATCTTTGATGTGCATTGCGGTGAATTCTGGAACGAACTGCCGAAGGCAGAACGCAACGGCTTCCCGAAAATCATCTTCAGCGGCCAGAACATCGACCCGCGCCGCACGGGTGACATCATCCACTATCTCGAAAACAGCGCCAAAGTCACCAAATCCCATGAAAAGCGCAACCTCAAAGTGCTGCTGCTCGTTATCTCCAAATCCGGCGGCACGCTCGATACCATGAGCAACTTCATGGTCATCTATGATGCCCTGCAGAAGCTCGGCGATATCGATGTGGAAGTGGTTGCTGTTACCGACCCGAACATGGAAAAGCAGACCCTCCTCAAGAAGCTGGCTATCGAAAAAGGCTGGCCGCAGTACGCTGTACCCGATGGGGTGGGCGGCCGTTTCTCCATCTTCTGCGAAGTCGGCCTGACGCTGGCTGCCTGCGTGGGCTTTGACATTGAGTCCTTCCTCAAAGGCGCCCGTGACATGGATAAGGCCTGCCAGAATGATGACCTCTGGCAGAACCCGGCAATGCTCAATGCTGCTCTGAAGTTTGCTGCATCCGAAAAGCATGGTCGCGATATCGAAGTTATGATGCCTTATGGCGATTACATGAAGTCCGTTTCCGAATGGTACATCCAGCTGCTGGCTGAATCCCTCGGCAAGCAGTACAACAAGGACGGCAAGGAAGTTTGCTACGGCCGTACGCCGCTCGTTGCTGTCGGCACCACGGACATGCATTCCCAGACGCAGCAGCATCAGGAAGGCAAGCTCAACAAAGTCGTTCAGTTCATCCGTCTGGCTGATTGGGAAAAGGACCTCACGATTCCCGATATCTTCCCGGATGTGAAGAAACTGTCCGATATCTCCGGCGTAACCATGGGCCAGGCTCTCGAAGTTGCCCGTCAGTCCAACGCTGACGCTCTGGCATCCAACAAGCGCTACAACGCTTGCTTCACTCTGCCGAAGCTCAACGCTTACCACCTCGGCGAGCTCCTCTACATGCTGGCTATGTCCGTAGCTTACGAAGGCGAACTCTCCAACGTGGATGCCTTCAACCAGCCGGGCGTAGAGTCCTACAAGCGCATTATGGGACCGAAGCTGGCTGAAGTAAAGGCTGCTAACCAGAAATAA
- a CDS encoding ferredoxin gives MKGYVDKDLCVACGMCAGACPEGFCMGADGLAEGYQELPEAALDDALQVAEDCPVGAISVR, from the coding sequence ATGAAAGGCTATGTGGATAAAGATTTATGTGTGGCCTGCGGCATGTGCGCAGGGGCTTGTCCGGAAGGCTTCTGCATGGGGGCTGACGGATTGGCGGAAGGTTATCAGGAACTGCCGGAAGCGGCATTGGATGATGCCCTGCAGGTGGCCGAGGACTGCCCTGTAGGGGCGATTTCTGTCCGCTGA
- a CDS encoding YdcF family protein → MVYLLKFGAAWVLPPGIFFLALWFVAWRLYKKQEKRLAGMLAALVFVFYLLCTNLVSERVMGALESAYPPPENPQGDCVIMLGGGAFPDTPDVSGAGTLCSAPANRLLTAVRLQRKLDVPIILSGGQVYSDSGPEAVIAKRILMDLGVPEDKIIVEGKSVNTTQNAKFSTELMKERGLTKPILVTSAFHMRRSVLNFAKNGVEVVAYPADYRVNPRHDFHYNKLKPSIGALDDNVTVMQEVLRALVTRYLE, encoded by the coding sequence ATGGTCTACTTATTAAAATTCGGTGCCGCGTGGGTGCTGCCGCCGGGGATTTTCTTTCTTGCGTTGTGGTTTGTCGCCTGGCGGTTGTACAAGAAACAGGAAAAGAGGCTGGCGGGTATGCTTGCGGCTTTGGTGTTTGTGTTTTACCTTCTGTGTACCAATCTGGTATCCGAGCGGGTCATGGGGGCGTTGGAGTCGGCCTATCCGCCGCCGGAAAATCCACAGGGGGACTGCGTGATTATGCTCGGGGGCGGGGCCTTCCCCGATACGCCGGATGTGAGCGGGGCGGGAACCCTGTGCTCTGCTCCGGCCAACCGTCTGCTGACGGCGGTGCGCCTGCAGCGGAAACTTGACGTGCCCATCATTCTCTCGGGCGGGCAGGTCTATAGCGACAGCGGCCCGGAGGCTGTCATTGCCAAGCGTATTCTCATGGATTTGGGCGTGCCTGAAGACAAAATCATTGTGGAGGGAAAGAGCGTCAACACCACACAGAACGCGAAATTTTCCACGGAGCTTATGAAGGAGCGGGGGCTTACGAAGCCGATTCTCGTGACGTCGGCCTTCCATATGCGCCGTTCCGTGCTGAACTTTGCGAAAAACGGCGTGGAGGTGGTGGCTTATCCGGCCGATTACCGTGTAAATCCGCGCCATGATTTCCATTATAATAAATTGAAGCCCAGCATCGGTGCACTGGATGACAATGTGACGGTGATGCAGGAGGTTCTGCGGGCTTTGGTTACGAGGTATCTTGAATGA
- a CDS encoding MFS transporter codes for MKKTTYWAKNDLSLLFLLSIFMNGFETGGYQACLLYVGQEYDLSIGQQGMLAAVQLFATMIAPLLLGALADKIGKKIMLVIFTACRALSAGLILLATSSLIFAAGIFVLGFACSIVQYVAIAGMQDAYPLTRNRRMGYITAMFALGAVIAPLVVGLTLTTPWGWRSFFVLSALIFLVLTFCLVKTDFAPREESSPSELAQVEGGMYLKGVALLCTIMFIYVGVENGFCFFLNSFMADTLNSSRGYLALSLFWLAMIPSRFLCGLFAQHRSRLIYIAPLGAALMLALLTSLTQEILVFAAVFVFGFFCGGVYPNVLTYVADFAGGRTATVTAAITVATGIGATVISASFGFLHEQFGFNGAFLVLAALLGVDILIAAMVPRLQRH; via the coding sequence ATGAAAAAAACAACCTATTGGGCCAAGAATGATTTATCCTTGTTATTCCTGCTGTCCATCTTCATGAACGGCTTTGAAACGGGTGGGTATCAGGCCTGCCTTTTATACGTGGGACAGGAGTATGACCTGTCCATTGGCCAGCAGGGCATGCTGGCTGCCGTCCAGCTTTTTGCCACCATGATTGCGCCCCTGCTCTTGGGCGCTTTGGCCGACAAAATCGGCAAGAAAATCATGCTGGTCATCTTCACGGCCTGCCGGGCCTTGTCGGCAGGTCTCATCCTGCTGGCCACAAGTTCCCTGATTTTTGCCGCCGGGATTTTCGTACTGGGCTTTGCCTGCAGCATCGTGCAGTATGTGGCCATCGCGGGCATGCAGGACGCCTATCCCTTGACCCGCAACCGCCGCATGGGCTACATCACGGCCATGTTTGCACTGGGCGCCGTCATTGCACCGCTGGTGGTAGGACTGACGCTGACGACACCATGGGGCTGGCGCTCCTTCTTCGTGCTCAGCGCCCTCATCTTCCTCGTCCTGACCTTCTGTCTGGTTAAGACCGACTTTGCCCCGCGCGAGGAATCCTCCCCCAGCGAACTTGCCCAGGTCGAAGGTGGCATGTATCTCAAAGGCGTGGCGCTCCTCTGCACCATCATGTTTATCTATGTGGGCGTGGAAAACGGCTTCTGCTTCTTCCTGAACAGCTTTATGGCGGACACGCTGAATTCCTCCCGCGGCTATCTGGCCTTGTCCCTGTTCTGGCTGGCCATGATTCCCTCAAGATTTCTCTGCGGCCTCTTTGCCCAGCACCGCAGCCGCCTTATCTACATCGCCCCGCTGGGGGCAGCCTTGATGCTGGCTCTGCTGACTTCCCTGACACAGGAAATCCTCGTCTTTGCCGCCGTATTCGTCTTTGGCTTCTTCTGCGGTGGCGTCTATCCCAATGTGCTGACCTACGTGGCGGATTTCGCCGGTGGCCGCACCGCCACCGTTACCGCCGCCATCACCGTAGCCACAGGTATCGGCGCGACCGTAATCTCCGCCTCCTTCGGCTTCCTCCACGAACAGTTCGGCTTTAACGGCGCCTTCCTCGTGCTGGCCGCTCTGCTGGGGGTGGATATCTTAATCGCCGCTATGGTGCCACGGCTGCAGCGGCATTAA
- a CDS encoding S41 family peptidase has protein sequence MYRKKLPKKMLCGLLTGWLLMSGAPALGEAAAVTGSFDSRIYESRLDKYWTMRVYNVEGEDSVPYVSAQQYLSLLYGGKAEFQMEDGGQVLKVVRNGASVKFDATQGTIDSDSWDAFFGSYGERALPNGILMPDEFNAQAVSRKNPSSETKDVGFTVNLKNYGLAMTSYNGQMLLPFAVLQNVFAMPCGAARFSFNGNHFYDIDEPIGHIYGHNMNPNIKLNPYSTAYYSGKFAKEKEIPPAYAHYAYGTTCLLFDLYYGHKQEKGIESFDKYFAQNGLKEELLSTDAERNSEAFTKVVYKLFDSGHDVVMLGHSVFDTGSYINTAKVITEYGGMEPTMKALQKITYKLADKGVKFLNGETGTYKQYEAVCKELKLNPVILTYIFRDDSGKPYKKWLEQAQGYMKVRGTKEENIKLDRTVERRQSEDTNRLFTTKERIESLKPADFGNSRVEIIGDTAFIYFESFAESYKEASYYYRLPNENVYNYSTFGLFYDAFAKIKKAPKVKKVVIDLSNNGGGAVGALTAVLGFLSPDGEVNLTYKHTLNQNYCSEWYHVDTNLDGKFDARDGFGGQYDFYILTSGFSYSCGNALPFFAQVDGLAKIIGEQPGGGDCAVAPFLDAYGHVARMSGWNKLGRMTNGKFISDEHAVKVNHPFGDMADKLYFNYKAIAEWLSKQ, from the coding sequence ATGTACAGGAAAAAACTGCCGAAAAAAATGCTCTGCGGTCTGCTGACAGGCTGGCTGCTCATGTCCGGGGCGCCGGCTTTGGGCGAGGCAGCAGCGGTAACCGGGTCTTTTGACTCCCGGATATACGAATCCCGGCTGGACAAATATTGGACGATGCGGGTTTACAATGTGGAAGGGGAAGACTCGGTGCCCTATGTTTCTGCCCAGCAGTATTTATCGCTGTTATACGGTGGCAAAGCAGAGTTTCAAATGGAGGACGGCGGACAGGTGCTCAAGGTTGTGCGCAATGGTGCCAGCGTGAAGTTTGATGCGACGCAGGGAACCATCGACAGTGACAGTTGGGATGCGTTCTTTGGCTCCTATGGGGAGCGGGCCCTGCCTAACGGCATTCTGATGCCGGATGAATTCAATGCGCAGGCCGTATCCAGGAAAAATCCTTCCAGCGAAACGAAAGATGTTGGCTTTACGGTCAACCTTAAAAACTATGGCCTGGCCATGACTTCCTATAATGGGCAGATGCTGCTGCCTTTTGCGGTATTGCAGAATGTCTTTGCCATGCCCTGCGGTGCGGCCCGTTTTTCCTTTAATGGGAATCATTTTTACGATATCGACGAGCCCATCGGCCATATTTATGGGCATAACATGAATCCCAACATCAAGCTGAATCCTTATTCTACCGCTTATTATTCCGGGAAATTCGCCAAGGAAAAGGAGATTCCGCCTGCTTATGCCCACTATGCTTATGGGACGACCTGCCTGCTGTTTGACCTCTACTACGGTCATAAACAGGAAAAGGGGATTGAGAGCTTTGACAAATACTTTGCGCAGAACGGATTGAAGGAGGAACTCTTGTCCACGGATGCCGAGCGCAATTCAGAGGCGTTTACCAAGGTGGTCTACAAGCTCTTTGACAGCGGCCATGATGTCGTGATGCTGGGGCACAGCGTTTTCGATACCGGCTCTTACATCAATACCGCCAAGGTCATCACCGAATACGGCGGCATGGAGCCGACCATGAAGGCTTTGCAGAAAATCACCTACAAGCTGGCCGATAAGGGCGTGAAATTCCTAAATGGGGAAACGGGCACTTATAAGCAGTATGAAGCGGTCTGCAAGGAGCTGAAGCTCAATCCCGTCATTTTGACCTATATTTTCCGGGATGACAGCGGCAAGCCTTACAAAAAATGGCTGGAACAGGCACAGGGCTATATGAAGGTCAGAGGCACGAAAGAGGAGAACATCAAGCTGGACAGAACTGTGGAAAGGCGGCAGAGCGAGGACACAAATCGTCTGTTTACCACGAAAGAACGGATAGAATCGCTCAAGCCGGCGGATTTCGGCAACTCCCGGGTGGAAATCATCGGGGATACGGCCTTTATTTACTTTGAGAGCTTTGCGGAAAGCTATAAGGAGGCGTCCTACTATTACCGTCTGCCCAATGAGAACGTGTATAATTACAGCACTTTCGGCCTGTTCTATGATGCCTTTGCCAAGATAAAGAAGGCGCCCAAGGTGAAAAAGGTGGTCATCGACCTGTCCAACAATGGTGGCGGCGCAGTAGGGGCGCTGACGGCGGTGCTCGGCTTCCTGTCTCCGGATGGGGAAGTGAACCTGACCTATAAGCACACATTGAATCAGAATTACTGCTCCGAGTGGTATCATGTGGATACGAATCTGGATGGCAAATTCGATGCCCGTGACGGCTTCGGCGGCCAGTATGATTTCTACATTCTGACCAGCGGCTTTTCCTATTCCTGCGGCAACGCCCTGCCGTTCTTTGCGCAGGTGGATGGTCTGGCCAAGATTATCGGCGAGCAGCCGGGCGGCGGCGACTGTGCTGTAGCGCCGTTCCTGGATGCTTACGGCCATGTGGCCAGAATGTCCGGTTGGAACAAGCTCGGCCGGATGACGAACGGCAAATTCATCAGCGATGAACATGCGGTGAAGGTAAATCATCCGTTCGGGGATATGGCGGACAAATTGTATTTCAACTATAAAGCCATTGCCGAATGGCTGAGCAAGCAATAA